A single Cellulomonas sp. SLBN-39 DNA region contains:
- a CDS encoding aminotransferase class I/II-fold pyridoxal phosphate-dependent enzyme: protein MQPLELAALVTDRSPRGIAGTIARMVHTGDLLPGDRLPTVRALATALGVSPATVGSAWQTLATAGLVISRGRAGTSVLPGPAGRLPPRYRDLADVPPARIDLAAGTPDPDLLPDLGPALGRVAARVRVARTAGYLEDPVVPELERLLRTSWPFRPQRLTVVDGAVDALSRVLEQITGFGDRVAVEDPGFPPVLDLLDHLGLERVAVPLDRHGLRPDALADALAAGVRAVVLQPRAHNPTGVSLTPTRARELAAVLRAGDGHAWVVEDDHSGEIASSRDVSLGTLVPDRVVHVRSYSKSHGPDLRIAAVGGPATVLDALVARRMMGPGWTSRLLQHVLADLLTDAQAVDAVQHARRVYYGRQRALCAALAEHGVHVPPGDGINLWLPVHDERTALVRLEAAGVRVARGRPFFSVPPHPHGWVRVTVGLLQTADVAHVARALALAAAP, encoded by the coding sequence ATGCAGCCCCTGGAGCTGGCCGCGCTGGTGACGGACCGGTCGCCGCGCGGGATCGCGGGGACCATCGCCCGCATGGTGCACACGGGCGACCTGCTGCCCGGCGACCGCCTGCCCACCGTGCGGGCCCTGGCCACCGCGCTCGGGGTCAGCCCGGCCACGGTCGGCTCGGCGTGGCAGACGCTGGCCACGGCCGGCCTGGTGATCTCGCGCGGGCGGGCGGGCACCTCGGTGCTGCCCGGGCCCGCCGGGCGCCTGCCCCCGCGCTACCGCGACCTGGCCGACGTCCCGCCGGCCCGGATCGACCTGGCCGCCGGCACCCCCGACCCGGACCTGCTGCCCGACCTGGGCCCGGCGCTGGGCCGCGTCGCGGCGCGCGTGCGCGTGGCCCGGACCGCCGGGTACCTGGAGGACCCGGTCGTGCCCGAGCTGGAGCGGCTGCTGCGCACGTCGTGGCCGTTCCGCCCGCAGCGCCTGACCGTGGTCGACGGCGCCGTCGACGCCCTGTCGCGCGTGCTGGAGCAGATCACGGGCTTCGGCGACCGCGTGGCCGTCGAGGACCCCGGGTTCCCGCCGGTGCTGGACCTGCTCGACCACCTGGGCCTCGAGCGCGTCGCGGTCCCCCTGGACCGGCACGGGCTGCGCCCGGACGCGCTGGCCGACGCGCTCGCCGCGGGGGTCCGGGCGGTCGTGCTGCAGCCGCGCGCGCACAACCCGACGGGTGTGAGCCTGACGCCGACCCGCGCCCGGGAGCTCGCGGCCGTGCTGCGCGCGGGCGACGGGCACGCGTGGGTCGTCGAGGACGACCACTCCGGGGAGATCGCGTCCTCGCGCGACGTGAGCCTGGGCACCCTGGTGCCGGACCGGGTGGTGCACGTGCGCTCCTACTCCAAGTCCCACGGTCCGGACCTGCGGATCGCGGCGGTCGGCGGGCCGGCCACCGTGCTCGACGCGCTCGTGGCCCGGCGCATGATGGGCCCGGGGTGGACGTCGCGCCTGCTGCAGCACGTGCTGGCCGACCTGCTGACCGACGCGCAGGCCGTGGACGCGGTGCAGCACGCGCGGCGCGTGTACTACGGGCGGCAGCGGGCCCTGTGCGCGGCGCTCGCCGAGCACGGCGTGCACGTGCCGCCGGGCGACGGGATCAACCTGTGGCTGCCCGTGCACGACGAGCGCACGGCCCTGGTGCGCCTGGAGGCGGCGGGCGTGCGGGTGGCGCGCGGGCGGCCGTTCTTCTCCGTCCCGCCCCACCCGCACGGGTGGGTGCGCGTGACGGTGGGGCTGCTGCAGACTGCGGACGTCGCGCACGTGGCCCGGGCGCTGGCGCTGGCCGCCGCCCCCTGA
- a CDS encoding FAD-dependent oxidoreductase — MKIVIVGGVAAGMSAAARARRLAEDAQIVVLERGPHVSFAACGLPYHLSGEIADADDLLLHTPASLQAALGLDVRTHSEAVAIDRTARTVRVAGPQGEYDEPYDALLLAPGAVAVAPPLPGLDLPAVRTLRTVADAVALRERVDAGARRAVVLGAGFIGLEAVEALRHRGVDVDLVERAPQVLPPLDPELAALVAGELADHGVRVRAGVSATGVEEAPDGGVVVVLDDGTRLPADLVVLSVGVRPDSALAASAGLDVDARGAIVVDAAQRTSDPHVWAAGDATAVVHAVTGARGPVPLAGPANRAGRTAADSMLGAEVASPPVLGTAVVRVMGLTAAVTGANAAMLADVEHHTLHLHGGHHAGFYPGAQAVHLVVHVGTDGRLLGAQAVGREGVDKRIDVIATAIRAGLRATDLADLELAYAPPYGAAKDPVNMAGFVAQNVLDGTLALWHARDLDAVRASALVLDVRGDAEWASGHLPEALHVPHTQLRDRLDEVVAAAAGRPVRVHCASGVRSYLAHRVLVAAGLDSASLSGGMQTLRAVHPDLELVTEAQRVPQPV; from the coding sequence GTGAAGATCGTCATCGTCGGAGGCGTCGCCGCCGGCATGTCCGCCGCCGCCCGCGCCCGCCGCCTCGCCGAGGACGCCCAGATCGTCGTCCTCGAGCGCGGCCCGCACGTCTCGTTCGCCGCCTGCGGCCTGCCGTACCACCTGTCCGGCGAGATCGCCGACGCCGACGACCTGCTGCTGCACACCCCCGCGTCGCTGCAGGCCGCGCTCGGCCTGGACGTGCGCACGCACAGCGAGGCCGTCGCGATCGACCGCACCGCCCGCACCGTGCGCGTCGCCGGCCCGCAGGGCGAGTACGACGAGCCGTACGACGCGCTGCTGCTGGCCCCCGGCGCCGTGGCCGTCGCCCCGCCGCTGCCGGGCCTCGACCTGCCCGCCGTGCGCACGCTGCGCACCGTCGCCGACGCCGTCGCCCTGCGCGAGCGCGTCGACGCCGGTGCCCGCCGCGCCGTCGTCCTCGGCGCCGGGTTCATCGGCCTGGAGGCCGTCGAGGCGCTGCGGCACCGCGGCGTCGACGTCGACCTCGTCGAGCGCGCCCCGCAGGTGCTGCCGCCGCTGGACCCCGAGCTCGCCGCCCTCGTCGCCGGCGAGCTGGCCGACCACGGCGTGCGCGTGCGCGCCGGGGTCTCCGCCACCGGCGTCGAGGAGGCGCCCGACGGCGGCGTGGTCGTCGTGCTCGACGACGGCACCCGCCTGCCCGCCGACCTCGTCGTGCTGTCCGTCGGCGTGCGCCCCGACTCCGCGCTGGCCGCCTCCGCCGGGCTCGACGTCGACGCGCGCGGTGCGATCGTCGTCGACGCCGCCCAGCGCACGTCCGACCCGCACGTGTGGGCCGCGGGCGACGCCACCGCCGTGGTGCACGCCGTCACCGGCGCCCGCGGTCCCGTGCCGCTCGCCGGGCCCGCCAACCGCGCCGGGCGCACCGCCGCGGACTCCATGCTCGGCGCCGAGGTCGCCTCCCCGCCCGTGCTCGGCACCGCCGTCGTGCGCGTCATGGGCCTGACCGCCGCCGTCACCGGCGCCAACGCCGCCATGCTCGCCGACGTCGAGCACCACACGCTGCACCTGCACGGCGGGCACCACGCCGGGTTCTACCCCGGGGCGCAGGCCGTGCACCTCGTCGTGCACGTGGGCACCGACGGGCGCCTGCTCGGCGCGCAGGCCGTCGGCCGCGAGGGCGTCGACAAGCGCATCGACGTCATCGCCACGGCCATCCGCGCCGGGCTGCGCGCCACCGACCTGGCCGACCTCGAGCTCGCGTACGCCCCGCCGTACGGCGCCGCCAAGGACCCGGTGAACATGGCCGGGTTCGTCGCGCAGAACGTCCTCGACGGCACCCTCGCGCTCTGGCACGCCCGCGACCTCGACGCCGTGCGGGCGTCCGCGCTCGTGCTCGACGTGCGCGGCGACGCCGAGTGGGCGTCGGGCCACCTGCCCGAGGCCCTCCACGTGCCGCACACCCAGCTGCGCGACCGGCTCGACGAGGTCGTCGCCGCGGCCGCCGGGCGGCCCGTGCGCGTGCACTGCGCCAGCGGGGTGCGCTCCTACCTCGCGCACCGGGTGCTCGTCGCGGCGGGGCTGGACTCCGCGTCGCTGTCGGGCGGCATGCAGACCCTGCGCGCCGTGCACCCCGACCTCGAGCTGGTCACCGAGGCGCAGCGGGTGCCGCAGCCGGTCTGA
- a CDS encoding metal-sensitive transcriptional regulator, translating to MQLDPTEIAPAVTRLRRAQGQLAGVLRMLDEGADCKSVVTQLAAVSKALDRAGFAIISTGMAQCLRDPDGEGTLDRDEMEKLFLSLA from the coding sequence ATGCAGCTCGACCCGACCGAGATCGCCCCCGCCGTCACCCGCCTGCGCCGCGCGCAGGGCCAGCTCGCCGGCGTCCTGCGGATGCTCGACGAGGGCGCCGACTGCAAGTCCGTGGTGACCCAGCTCGCGGCCGTGTCCAAGGCGCTCGACCGGGCCGGCTTCGCGATCATCTCGACCGGCATGGCCCAGTGCCTGCGCGACCCCGACGGCGAGGGCACGCTCGACCGCGACGAGATGGAGAAGCTCTTCCTCTCGCTCGCCTGA
- a CDS encoding nitrilase-related carbon-nitrogen hydrolase gives MTVVRVAFTQATWTGDKESMIALHEDWTREAAAAGAKVIGFQELFYGPYFGITQDTKYYDYAEPVPGPTTQRFAALAAELGIVIVLPIYEEDQPGVLYNTAVVIDADGTVLGSYRKHHIPHLPKFWEKFYFRPGNLGYPVFDTAAGKIGVNICYDRHFPEGWRVLALNGAEIVFNPNATAPGISNKLWEIEQPAAAVANGMFVIANNRVGLEDNEYGDEAVNFYGSSYAVGPDGNYVGEVGSTSENQLLIRDLDLDQIREVRERWQFFRDRRPDAYGPIVAP, from the coding sequence ATGACCGTCGTACGCGTCGCATTCACCCAGGCCACCTGGACCGGCGACAAGGAGTCGATGATCGCGCTCCACGAGGACTGGACGCGCGAGGCCGCCGCCGCCGGCGCCAAGGTCATCGGGTTCCAGGAGCTCTTCTACGGCCCCTACTTCGGCATCACGCAGGACACCAAGTACTACGACTACGCCGAGCCCGTGCCCGGCCCCACCACGCAGCGGTTCGCCGCGCTGGCCGCCGAGCTCGGCATCGTCATCGTCCTGCCCATCTACGAGGAGGACCAGCCCGGCGTCCTCTACAACACCGCGGTGGTCATCGACGCCGACGGCACCGTGCTCGGCAGCTACCGCAAGCACCACATCCCGCACCTGCCCAAGTTCTGGGAGAAGTTCTACTTCCGGCCCGGCAACCTCGGGTACCCGGTGTTCGACACCGCCGCGGGCAAGATCGGCGTGAACATCTGCTACGACCGGCACTTCCCCGAGGGGTGGCGGGTCCTGGCCCTCAACGGCGCCGAGATCGTGTTCAACCCGAACGCCACCGCGCCCGGCATCTCCAACAAGCTCTGGGAGATCGAGCAGCCCGCCGCCGCCGTCGCCAACGGCATGTTCGTCATCGCCAACAACCGCGTCGGGCTCGAGGACAACGAGTACGGCGACGAGGCGGTCAACTTCTACGGCTCGTCCTACGCCGTGGGCCCCGACGGCAACTACGTCGGCGAGGTCGGCTCGACCAGCGAGAACCAGCTGCTGATCCGCGACCTCGACCTCGACCAGATCCGCGAGGTCCGCGAGCGCTGGCAGTTCTTCCGCGACCGCCGGCCCGACGCGTACGGCCCGATCGTCGCCCCCTGA